One Ignavibacteria bacterium genomic window carries:
- the cysS gene encoding cysteine--tRNA ligase, with protein MKLYLHNTLTRSTDEFIPIEPGKAKMYCCGPTVYNYQHIGNLRTYLFEDILKRVLVYNGYEVTHVMNITDVGHLVSDEDEGEDKMELGAAREGKTVWQIAEYYTDIFKKDLERMNILAPDIYSKATDYIKEQIEMIQCLEKKGFTYITSDGVYYDTAKFPDYGAMARLDIKNLRAGERVEFSAEKRNPTDFSLWKFSPKDQQRAMEWESPWGKGFPGWHIECSAMSVKFLGNHFDIHCGGIDHIPVHHTNEIAQAEACTGEKFVNYWLHGEFLNMGDEKMSKSKGEFLTIDVLNQKGYTAIHYRYFLLNAHYRTKLKFSFEGLDSAKSGYENLKGKILRLKQAASDKTESSEKTSEVVRLFNEKINDDMNIPEALALLWMTLKNEKLSDNEKLFLVYEFDKVLGLGFKDLKEEKEELDVPPGIIELAEKRIEAKKSKDFKLADDLREQIKQAGYEIIDKKNEYEFKKL; from the coding sequence ATGAAATTATATCTTCATAACACATTAACTCGCTCGACTGATGAGTTTATTCCGATTGAGCCGGGAAAAGCAAAAATGTATTGCTGCGGACCGACTGTGTATAATTATCAGCATATCGGGAACCTGCGCACGTATTTGTTCGAAGATATTTTAAAGAGAGTTTTGGTTTATAACGGTTATGAAGTTACTCACGTGATGAACATTACCGACGTCGGGCATCTTGTTTCTGATGAAGATGAGGGTGAAGATAAAATGGAGCTTGGCGCAGCGCGTGAAGGGAAAACTGTCTGGCAGATTGCGGAGTATTATACCGATATTTTTAAAAAAGATTTAGAACGGATGAACATTCTTGCTCCGGATATTTACAGCAAGGCGACCGATTACATAAAAGAGCAGATCGAGATGATTCAATGTCTCGAGAAAAAAGGTTTTACATATATAACGAGCGATGGAGTTTATTATGATACGGCAAAGTTTCCTGATTACGGCGCAATGGCGCGTCTCGACATAAAAAATCTCCGCGCAGGCGAGCGTGTAGAGTTTTCTGCCGAGAAAAGAAACCCAACCGATTTTTCTTTGTGGAAGTTTTCACCGAAAGACCAGCAAAGAGCAATGGAGTGGGAATCCCCATGGGGAAAGGGTTTCCCGGGATGGCATATCGAGTGTTCGGCTATGAGTGTGAAATTTTTAGGAAATCATTTTGATATTCATTGCGGAGGAATTGACCATATTCCCGTTCACCATACGAATGAAATTGCGCAGGCGGAAGCATGCACAGGCGAAAAGTTTGTGAACTACTGGCTGCATGGTGAATTTTTGAATATGGGTGATGAGAAAATGTCGAAGTCGAAAGGAGAATTTTTGACCATAGATGTTTTGAATCAAAAAGGATACACGGCGATTCATTACAGATACTTTTTGTTAAATGCACATTATAGAACGAAGCTAAAATTTTCTTTTGAAGGGCTTGACTCTGCAAAAAGTGGGTATGAAAATCTGAAAGGAAAAATTTTAAGATTAAAACAGGCAGCATCGGATAAAACTGAAAGCTCCGAAAAGACTTCTGAAGTTGTTAGGTTGTTTAATGAAAAGATTAATGACGACATGAATATTCCCGAAGCGCTTGCATTGCTCTGGATGACATTAAAAAATGAAAAGCTTTCAGATAATGAAAAACTTTTTCTTGTTTATGAATTTGATAAAGTTCTTGGGTTAGGATTTAAAGATTTGAAGGAAGAAAAGGAGGAACTTGATGTCCCTCCCGGAATTATTGAGCTTGCTGAAAAAAGAATCGAAGCAAAAAAATCAAAAGATTTCAAGCTTGCCGATGATTTGCGTGAGCAAATCAAACAGGCAGGTTACGAAATCATCGACAAAAAGAACGAATACGAATTTAAAAAATTATAA
- a CDS encoding DUF721 domain-containing protein, with protein sequence MPRIDQNRFNKTVCLKDELNDFMKHIGLDDRMQDLKILNVWEECVGSSIAKFSEPIRIVKHKLYVKVENSVWRYELSVRKDEIIPRLNQSLNKKLIREIVFI encoded by the coding sequence ATGCCAAGAATAGATCAAAATCGTTTTAATAAAACAGTTTGTCTGAAAGACGAACTGAATGATTTTATGAAACACATTGGTCTTGATGACAGGATGCAGGATTTGAAAATCTTGAACGTGTGGGAAGAATGCGTAGGAAGCTCGATTGCAAAATTTTCCGAGCCGATAAGGATTGTTAAACATAAATTATACGTGAAAGTTGAAAACTCGGTTTGGCGTTATGAATTATCGGTGAGAAAAGATGAAATCATTCCGCGTTTAAACCAAAGCTTAAATAAAAAATTAATAAGAGAAATAGTATTTATATAA
- the gyrB gene encoding DNA topoisomerase (ATP-hydrolyzing) subunit B, with protein MASNSNTYKESDIKVLKGLEHVRKRPAMYIGDVSARGLHHLVYEVVDNAIDEALAGYCTKITLTINKNGSVSVEDNGRGIPTGKHPTEKISTLEVVMTQLNAGGKFDRNTYKVSGGLHGVGVSVVNALSEWLEVEVYRDGKIYYQKYKRGVPVAPVKETGKVKEKTGTRVTFYPDNEIFKDVNFKYNTLEDRLRELAYLNKDLTIRVKDERVANKDVTFHYKGGIIDFVKYLDEGEKSLTGKPVFVEGNKENIQCEVAFQYNESYNDNIYTFVNNINTHEGGTHLEGFKAALTRTLNYFAQKNNLIKNDKINLTGDDYREGLTCVISIKVPEPQFEGQTKTKLGNSEVKGIVQTIVNEQLGEFLETNPSVARRIIDKAVRAAEARRAAQLARETVRKKNAIDSFGLPGKLADCSISDPLQCELYLVEGDSAGGSAKQGRDRRFQAILPLKGKILNVEKARINKILENDEIKNIVTAIGAGIGNSDDFDVMKVRYGKIIIMCDADVDGSHIRTLLLTFFYRHMKEVIDAERLYIAQPPLYKVKKGKQEFYAYDDAERDSILKSLKIDKKSLKPKATVNGEGATEEIVEDETGAVPEGRVAISRFKGLGEMNPEQLWSTTMNPETRTILLVTNENASAADKMFRVLMGEEVEPRRKFIEDNAKYANIDA; from the coding sequence ATGGCAAGTAACAGTAATACATACAAAGAGAGTGACATTAAGGTTCTTAAGGGACTTGAACACGTCCGCAAAAGACCTGCGATGTATATCGGCGACGTTTCGGCGAGAGGATTGCACCATCTTGTTTATGAGGTAGTTGATAATGCAATCGATGAAGCGCTTGCGGGATATTGCACGAAGATTACGCTGACGATAAACAAGAATGGTTCTGTGAGCGTTGAAGATAACGGAAGAGGTATTCCGACAGGAAAGCACCCGACTGAAAAAATTTCTACGCTTGAAGTTGTAATGACACAGCTTAATGCAGGCGGTAAGTTTGACAGAAACACTTATAAGGTTTCAGGGGGTCTGCATGGTGTTGGTGTTTCGGTAGTGAATGCGCTCAGTGAATGGCTTGAAGTTGAAGTATATCGAGACGGAAAGATATATTATCAAAAATATAAAAGAGGCGTGCCTGTTGCTCCTGTTAAAGAAACAGGAAAAGTTAAGGAAAAAACAGGAACCCGCGTAACGTTTTACCCGGATAATGAAATTTTCAAGGATGTTAATTTCAAATATAATACACTTGAAGACAGGCTGCGTGAGCTTGCGTATCTTAATAAAGACCTTACAATCAGAGTAAAAGATGAACGTGTTGCCAACAAAGATGTGACGTTTCATTACAAAGGCGGTATTATTGATTTTGTAAAATATCTTGATGAAGGTGAGAAATCTTTAACAGGCAAGCCGGTTTTTGTCGAGGGCAATAAAGAAAACATTCAGTGTGAAGTTGCATTTCAGTATAATGAATCTTACAACGATAACATTTATACGTTTGTGAATAACATTAATACGCACGAAGGCGGAACACACCTGGAAGGATTTAAGGCAGCGCTTACGAGAACACTGAATTATTTTGCACAGAAAAATAATCTAATCAAAAACGATAAGATTAACTTAACGGGTGATGATTATCGTGAGGGATTGACGTGCGTTATCAGCATAAAAGTTCCCGAGCCGCAGTTTGAAGGACAGACAAAAACAAAACTGGGCAACAGTGAAGTGAAAGGTATCGTTCAGACAATTGTGAATGAACAGCTTGGTGAGTTTTTGGAAACAAACCCGTCCGTTGCAAGAAGAATAATCGATAAAGCAGTTCGTGCTGCGGAGGCAAGAAGAGCGGCACAGCTTGCAAGAGAAACCGTGAGAAAGAAAAATGCTATCGACAGTTTCGGACTTCCTGGCAAGCTTGCTGATTGCTCGATTTCAGACCCATTGCAATGTGAGTTGTATCTCGTCGAGGGTGATTCTGCGGGAGGTTCTGCAAAGCAGGGGCGCGACAGAAGATTCCAGGCGATACTTCCGCTTAAAGGAAAAATTTTGAACGTAGAGAAAGCAAGAATTAATAAAATTCTTGAGAACGATGAGATTAAAAATATTGTAACCGCCATAGGTGCAGGGATTGGTAACTCGGATGACTTCGATGTGATGAAAGTCCGTTACGGAAAAATAATTATAATGTGCGACGCCGACGTTGACGGTTCGCATATCAGAACTTTGCTGCTGACATTCTTCTATCGTCACATGAAAGAAGTGATTGATGCGGAAAGATTATACATTGCACAGCCGCCTCTTTATAAAGTGAAGAAAGGCAAGCAGGAGTTTTATGCATATGATGATGCGGAAAGAGATTCGATTTTAAAGTCATTAAAGATTGATAAAAAGAGTCTGAAGCCAAAAGCAACCGTAAACGGCGAGGGAGCAACGGAAGAGATTGTCGAGGATGAAACGGGGGCAGTGCCTGAGGGCAGAGTTGCGATTTCGAGATTCAAAGGTCTGGGTGAAATGAACCCCGAGCAATTGTGGTCAACTACAATGAATCCCGAGACAAGAACGATTTTGCTTGTAACTAATGAAAATGCATCTGCGGCGGATAAGATGTTCAGAGTGCTTATGGGTGAGGAAGTCGAACCGAGAAGAAAGTTCATCGAGGACAATGCGAAGTATGCAAACATCGATGCTTAA
- a CDS encoding undecaprenyl-diphosphate phosphatase — MEEIIKAIVFGIVQGATEFIPISSTAHLRIVPALLGWKDEGAAFTAVIQLGTLLATFIYFRTDIKNLWKGFLQAFKNKDFFSNPESRIFLLIIIGTIPICIFGLLLKDFIEGDARGLYVISASLIILAIILYIAEKVGTRTKDMKDITIKDGIVIGLAQALALIPGSSRSGVTITAGLFRGLRRDVCARYSFLLSIPAITLSGLYELYSERATLLDSNLTSLIIATIVSGIVGYASIKFLLHYLRTHSNMVFIIYRIVLGIIIILLVSNGVLSNLD; from the coding sequence TTGGAAGAAATAATTAAAGCTATTGTGTTCGGGATCGTACAGGGAGCGACGGAATTTATTCCAATCAGCAGCACCGCGCATTTGAGAATTGTGCCGGCATTGCTCGGTTGGAAAGATGAAGGAGCGGCTTTCACTGCTGTGATACAGCTGGGGACGTTGCTTGCGACGTTCATTTATTTCAGAACCGACATAAAAAATTTATGGAAAGGTTTTTTGCAAGCGTTCAAGAATAAAGATTTTTTTTCAAATCCAGAATCGAGAATTTTTCTTTTAATCATAATCGGCACGATACCGATTTGTATTTTCGGTTTGCTGTTAAAAGACTTTATCGAAGGCGATGCGAGAGGATTGTATGTAATAAGCGCTTCGTTGATTATACTTGCTATAATCTTATATATAGCGGAAAAAGTCGGAACGCGAACTAAGGACATGAAAGATATTACAATTAAAGACGGTATTGTCATCGGGCTCGCGCAGGCATTGGCGTTGATACCGGGAAGCTCGCGAAGCGGTGTTACGATTACTGCAGGATTATTCAGAGGGTTAAGGCGTGATGTATGCGCGAGATATTCGTTTTTGCTCAGCATCCCCGCAATTACACTGAGCGGGTTATATGAACTATATTCCGAGCGGGCAACATTATTGGATTCAAATTTGACATCGCTGATTATAGCAACTATTGTATCCGGAATTGTTGGCTATGCATCGATTAAGTTTCTTTTGCATTATCTCCGCACACACAGCAACATGGTTTTTATTATCTATAGAATTGTACTTGGAATAATAATTATTCTTTTGGTTTCAAATGGCGTTTTAAGTAATTTGGATTAA